The following proteins are encoded in a genomic region of Synechococcus sp. ROS8604:
- a CDS encoding tautomerase family protein codes for MPEEAIDQLQETIHSCFVSAWGIPENGGFYIINERPKSRMRISREMWGIKRSEDPPLLLQITSSPRSKALKVELFRMLAEALEKQGIHKEDLFISISPTQREDWSFGNGVAQLLQTEEG; via the coding sequence ATGCCTGAAGAGGCGATAGATCAGCTTCAAGAAACCATTCATTCTTGCTTTGTGAGCGCGTGGGGAATCCCAGAGAATGGAGGCTTCTATATTATTAATGAACGTCCAAAATCACGCATGAGGATTAGTCGTGAGATGTGGGGGATTAAACGATCAGAGGATCCACCCCTGCTTCTTCAAATCACATCTTCGCCCAGGAGCAAAGCCTTAAAAGTGGAGTTGTTCCGCATGCTTGCGGAAGCGCTAGAGAAACAAGGAATTCATAAAGAAGACCTCTTCATCAGTATTAGTCCGACACAACGCGAAGACTGGTCGTTTGGAAATGGAGTTGCCCAGTTGCTACAAACGGAAGAGGGTTAA
- a CDS encoding early protein (E6) has protein sequence MPSKPRNRVGEVYGKLTVVRASERRTKSGNAYWWCRCSCGREREVPGDKLSQNSARKKPLVTACLDCSREFQVEAVCAKNDREERQRRIDAKQRRAQLQGKVPDGWLSLPLTDAHARELGQVLFFRGTLCLRGHLAPYRINGGCLTCSGQKPSAAD, from the coding sequence ATGCCATCCAAGCCCCGGAACCGAGTTGGTGAGGTGTACGGAAAGCTCACGGTCGTCCGTGCCTCAGAGCGTCGTACCAAAAGCGGAAATGCCTATTGGTGGTGTCGATGCTCTTGTGGTCGGGAACGTGAGGTTCCAGGCGACAAACTTTCGCAGAATTCAGCCCGTAAAAAGCCCTTGGTCACGGCCTGTTTGGATTGTTCTCGAGAATTTCAGGTTGAAGCTGTCTGTGCCAAAAATGACCGTGAAGAGCGTCAACGACGCATCGATGCCAAGCAGCGTCGCGCCCAACTGCAAGGCAAAGTCCCTGATGGATGGCTGTCGCTGCCACTCACTGACGCCCATGCAAGGGAGCTGGGGCAGGTGTTGTTTTTTCGTGGCACGCTTTGCCTTCGAGGGCATCTGGCGCCCTATCGCATTAATGGGGGCTGCCTCACGTGCTCTGGGCAAAAGCCTTCTGCTGCTGATTAG